The genomic interval tgagcgtttcgccacctacaaagaaacgtaGGTATCTACAACGTAGGTTGTGCCAAAACTCCAGCAACATGCTGCGAttggagactcccttgtgcacattctgtagaattgcgcgaaatcagctgatcgcaacgttccttactgtgagacatttcatcgctctgtggtcaagctgctgcagttttatttacaaaaaggtggagcaaaaaaactgctgcactgaataaagctatgtgaagaaaatgggatctcctttgtggaactgggtaagtttcataataccagatggtctgcatggaggcatgaaacactgttaaaaatatcaagactattgccagccattaaaatgcaactggttaccaggtatttatttcagtcacactggttgaattttttggctaaaaaggttactgaatcgatttcaagtcactgaatgcgtttcggatcgtatcgttctaaattaaccaatatcgtccttgaatcgtatcgacaaccacgaatcgtgatacaaatcgaatcgttgttaaaacgaatcgttacacccctagtagaaatagtaggctacaaatacaacaacaacaacactcacactgccagtgcacaaaaagtactaatacaataaacacacacacacacacacacacacacagtgcaagtaagcatgtcgtaggactgtttataccatgtggatcctgtacatacgacgaaTACAACCTGAAACTTGAGGTACAACACTAGTCTCAGCCAGGCCTCACAGGTGCATGTGTTTTAAGGTCCCCAAAAGAGCGCTTTTAAAACACACCCTGACCCCATCAGGGGACCCCAAACAATTTGATTCCCTTGCCAGACATCTCGGCTCACTACACAACAAGTGCTGCTCGCAATCGGATGCACTTTTAGGCCATTTAGGAGACAAATAGCACAGGTAAACCAGTGCGCACCGCTCCACCCGACAGTCGAACGGTGAGGTTTTGAGCGAGTCGCAACAAAATGCACGGCCCTTCCGCGGGCCACATGACTTTATTCTGAACGGAGACAAGTCTGCTGCGCTGGGCCGTTCGCTTTTGGACCAAAAACACGGCTCCGTCGGTGACTTTTGGGCCGATATAGGCGAACAGAAAACACAAGTGAAAGAGCATTTGGCCAGCCCAGAGAAGCCGAGCTGGGTGCCTTGAGTCTACATGGTTCTCATGTCGCATTTAAGGCCAGCCCCCTGCTCCGTGTGGAGCTTCAATAGTGCAGAGCAGCGTCTACAGCAAACTTCTCCTCGCAGACCGGTGTGTGTACCGGACCaaacgacagacagacatggcagaAGTCGCACCAGCACCCGCAGCCGCCGCGCCGGCCAAGGCACCCAAGAAGAAGGCAGCAGCCAAGCCCAAGAAAGCGGGACCCAGCGTAGGGAGAGCTCATCGTCAAGGCTGTGACCGCTTCCAAGAGAGGAGCGGCGTGTCCCTGGCCGCTCAAGAAGACGCTGGCGGCAGGCGGCTACGACGTGGAGAAGAACAACTCCGCGTCAAGATCGCAGTCAAGAGCCTCGTCCCAAGGGCACCCTGGTCCAGACCAAGGGGCACCGGTGCATCCGGCTCCTTCCAAGCTCAACAAGAAAGCTGTCGAGGCGAAGAGGCCCGCCAAGAAAGCCGCAGTCCCCAAAGTAAAGAAGGTGGCCGCCAAGAAGCGCCTTGTGGCGAAGAAGCCCAAGAAGGTAGCAGCCAAGAAGGCCGTCGTCGCAAAGAAGTCCCCAAGAAGGCCAAGAAGCCCGCTACACCCAAAAAGGCCgccaagagccccaagaaggTGAAGAAGCCCGACGCAGCGGCCAAGAAGGCGGCAAAGAGCCCCAAGAAGGCTACAAAGGCAGCCAAGCCCAAAGCCGCCAAGCCCAAGGCAGCCAAGCCCAAGAAGAAGTAAACCTATTACAAACAGTGTTCTACTCGACACATGTTATACcacaaaaggctcttttaagagccacccacctcTTTCCATAGAAAGCGCATTGATTTCCATGTACTACCTGTCGTGAAAAAGAAATTACGCACACAACATTGTCTCACTCTGGGTGTGTGCGAAGGGGAGAGGCATATACTAGAGGGGCCAAAATGGCTTAGAAATTTGACCTCacgagtgcaccctcaccagccATATTTATATATGAGTCACTGGGCTATTcccgttcagaggcaggctgcGTGTGatgttacaagtgccatgtaataacaatactatagtggcttcgaattcaaactcaagagtgcaccctcaccagctgtttgtttcccatttgagagaaataatgtgAGGATTTCATGTCGGACATTTTAGCGCTCACGCGAAATGaaacaaagtaacaaagtcggagggaaacaaagtagcctctcactcgctgcctgtgggtgggaaccggcttagggctgtctgtctgtctgtccgtaaaatgttttacaaaagagggggaaaagaaacgagtgataatataggccgaatagttacaagaattgtgttcagatgaataattgacagtattagttgtgtgtcattagttgccttgaatgtagtccagaagaaacattgcatgccaacttactttgaaagtcccatgttgcagtgctgctgagagactcatgcagaggcccaaactttGCAGTGGAGCACGGAGTCCATCTTGTGGTTAAATTTGGGTACTGCACACCATGGTTATTTGCTCTTTAGGCCAGCGTTTCAAACGCGGTCCTTgggtccccaaggggtgcgcgttttgcAAATTGCGCCGATCCGTTGTTTTTTTATCTATAATAGTCAAACTCCACCAAAACATTTGCTACCATCAGGAAGTACAAAGGCAGGATCGGGCGCATGCGTTGCTGTATTCAGCACCGTTGTATGGACAGCGCTTGTGCTGCATCTCCACTCACGACACGGGTAATAGGGGAGGTCCGCGGTGCTGAAATGGACAGGGCCTCTGCCCAGTTGCCAAGGGGTATTTCCCGTTTGGGGACTTTTTGACACGCTATAGGCACAGTTGAGTACACCCCTCATCCAATAGACCCCAGCAACTTCCTTTTTGGATCCACGTTACGGTATAGAGGATGCATTTGGGACATACCTTACGTCTCTGACCTTGTCAAGATCAGCATTTCGCTCTACTTACCGTGAAGTGACATCATAATagtagtacattacagtatacgTTTGCGTAAAATAGTACCATTTAAAGGGGAGTATGTCAGGGTCAATTACTGACAAATGAGAACACACTAATCCTCAGGGGTCATTTAGGGGCAAAACGCACCACTTTGTGAAGGTTTTGTTTTGATTGAAGAGCAAGAAAAGTATTCATTGGTTCCACTTCTTTCCCTTCTAAATGCGTTTGCCTAAGTACAGGCAGTATGCACATATCTAAATGTTATTAAAAAATCAGTATTTTTTTGCCACTCAGAACACAGACATTTACCTTAAGGGGAGTTACCTCATTTTAGACTTCCcaagcatacattttcatgacagcgttcctaatctgcagtaggcaaagcagttgaaaatcggtaggttaacaccaaaccgtgaggtgattatgaattcagagcagtcggattaagtcatagtcaaatacatttgaacaaatgACCAACAATATCACACGGAAAgtgatgtgagcattgcattgtggaaagCAATGACTTTACAAGAACACGTATTGCAACGCGAGGCATGTATTTCTAGATTAAACACTGATTCAGTATGATGAACAAGTACATGTATGATTTGGTGTGCTCTACTTGAACATgcgcttagagttttgaaaccacTGCCTATATGATGAGCTGTCGTTGTTTGTTTTATTACCACGTACTTATGGA from Coregonus clupeaformis isolate EN_2021a unplaced genomic scaffold, ASM2061545v1 scaf1246, whole genome shotgun sequence carries:
- the LOC123486513 gene encoding histone H1-like; its protein translation is MAEVAPAPAAAAPAKAPKKKAAAKPKKAGPSVGRAHRQGCDRFQERSGVSLAAQEDAGGRRLRRGEEQLRVKIAVKSLVPRAPWSRPRGTGASGSFQAQQESCRGEEARQESRSPQSKEGGRQEAPCGEEAQEGSSQEGRRRKEVPKKAKKPATPKKAAKSPKKVKKPDAAAKKAAKSPKKATKAAKPKAAKPKAAKPKKK